In the Nicotiana tabacum cultivar K326 chromosome 16, ASM71507v2, whole genome shotgun sequence genome, one interval contains:
- the LOC107764815 gene encoding protein WHAT'S THIS FACTOR 9, mitochondrial — MHFLLRRTQHHQRQQWRTLFDDALSLKHVRDRGLDHAVEREKNLKPLLNIKNLIKSEPSKSIPLNIITQSKDSLQIPTRPVEFIRKYPSIFQEFFPANISIHPHIKLTPEILSLDSDEELFYQSVSYKEDVADRILKLLMIGKINKIPLHVIDKLKWDLGLCDSYAKTLVPEYPDYFQVNNNELVLELVCWSHELAVSFMQKQAMKSENDQDLLVNKFALKYSNGFEVDKKYKKWIDEWQKLPYISPYENAMHLPAKSDEADKWAVAILHEILNLCVGKKAERDNLLLIGECLGLRSRFKRALMLHPGIFYVSSKIGTHSVVLKEGYKRGMLIQRSPLMEMRYKFVHLMNKVTEDKKQKDIQQKGSHDRNEGDEKEPHDDMEEEEEEEDEDDEDSDDVYNDYNDDEMDNEARDVKHHRRLNLRTRVDDQKLSANSPWTSRNRNNKVVERTSRRSSWRAENNDDDTDNEARDVKPSRRLNLSTRVDDRKHSATSPRASSGRNRNRDVERTSRRSSWRAENNSEQDAPTRYEDRKLPIRSLRTSSGRSSNRAEERTSRSSRRPEINDNRYAHQRSNNKLDLHRNRGRSEQRRAFTP, encoded by the coding sequence ATGCATTTCCTCCTCCGTCGAACTCAGCACCACCAGCGTCAACAATGGCGAACACTATTCGACGATGCCCTTTCCCTCAAACACGTCCGAGACCGTGGCCTCGACCACGCCGTCGAAAGAGAAAAGAACCTCAAACCCCTTCTCAACATCAAGAACCTCATCAAATCTGAACCCTCAAAATCCATCCCCTTAAACATTATCACACAATCCAAAGACTCCCTTCAAATCCCAACTCGGCCCGTCGAGTTTATCCGAAAATACCCTTCAATTTTTCAAGAGTTTTTCCCAGCCAACATTAGCATACACCCTCATATCAAGTTAACACCAGAAATTCTGAGCCTTGATTCAGATGAAGAGTTGTTTTACCAAAGTGTGAGTTACAAAGAAGATGTTGCTGATAGGATCTTGAAGCTTTTGATGATaggtaaaattaataaaattccaTTACATGTTATTGATAAGCTTAAATGGGATTTGGGTTTATGTGATAGTTATGCGAAGACTTTAGTACCAGAATATCCTGATTATTTTCAGGTGAATAATAATGAGTTGGTGTTGGAGTTAGTTTGTTGGAGTCATGAACTTGCTGTTTCCTTTATGCAAAAACAAGCAATGAAGAGCGAAAATGATCAGGATTTGTTAGTTAATAAGTTTGCTTTGAAGTATTCGAATGGGTTTGAGGTGGATAAGAAGTACAAGAAATGGATTGATGAGTGGCAGAAGTTGCCTTATATTTCGCCTTATGAGAATGCAATGCATCTTCCTGCAAAGAGTGATGAGGCTGATAAGTGGGCAGTGGCAATTTTACATGAAATTCTTAATCTTTGTGTTGGGAAGAAGGCGGAGAGAGATAATCTCCTTTTGATAGGAGAGTGTTTGGGACTTCGTTCTAGGTTTAAGAGGGCGTTAATGTTGCATCCCGGCATATTCTACGTGTCGAGTAAGATTGGCACACATAGTGTGGTATTGAAGGAGGGTTATAAAAGGGGAATGTTGATTCAGAGGAGCCCGTTGATGGAAATGAGGTATAAGTTTGTTCATCTCATGAACAAGGTGACTGAGgataaaaaacaaaaagatatacAGCAAAAAGGTAGTCATGATCGGAATGAAGGTGATGAAAAGGAACCTCACGATGatatggaagaagaagaagaagaagaagatgaggatgATGAGGACTCTGATGATGTGTATAATGACTACAATGATGATGAGATGGACAATGAGGCTAGAGATGTGAAGCATCACCGGAGATTGAACTTGAGGACAAGAGTTGATGATCAGAAGCTTTCAGCAAACTCACCGTGGACGTCAAGAAATCGAAACAACAAAGTTGTGGAAAGAACCTCTAGAAGATCGTCCTGGAGAGcagaaaataatgatgatgacACGGACAATGAGGCTAGAGATGTGAAGCCTAGCCGAAGATTAAACTTGAGTACAAGAGTTGATGATAGGAAGCATTCAGCAACCTCGCCGAGGGCGTCCTCCGGAAGAAATCGAAACAGAGATGTGgaaagaacatcaagaagatcaTCTTGGAGAGCAGAAAATAATAGTGAGCAAGATGCTCCAACAAGATATGAGGACAGAAAGCTTCCAATAAGATCATTGAGGACTTCGTCTGGACGAAGTTCCAATAGGGCCGAAGAAAGAACCTCAAGATCTTCTAGGAGACCGGAAATTAATGATAATCGATATGCTCACCAAAGATCAAATAACAAGTTAGATCTTCATAGAAACCGGGGAAGATCTGAACAAAGGAGGGCTTTCACACCATGA